The following proteins come from a genomic window of Nostoc sp. ATCC 53789:
- a CDS encoding valine--tRNA ligase produces the protein MTATIPNLPSLYDPFSTEAKWQKFWEDNQVYKADPNQGGEPYCIVIPPPNVTGSLHMGHAFESALIDTLVRYHRMQGRNTLWLPGTDHASIAVHSMLEKQLKKEGKTRYELGREKFLERAWQWKAESEGTILNQLRRLGVSVDWSRERFTLDEGLSKAVVEAFTRLYEEGLIYRGEYLVNWCPASQSAVSDVEVENQEVNGNLWHFRYPLTDGSGFVEVATTRPETMLGDTAVAVNPNDDRYKHLIGKTLTLPILQREIPIIGDEFVDPTFGTGCVKVTPAHDPNDFDMGKRHNLPLINIMNKDGTLNANAGEFQGQDRFVARKNVVSRLEADGFLVKIEDYKHTVPYSDRGKVPIEPLLSTQWFVKIRPLADNTLEFLDQQTSPEFVPQRWTKVYRDWLVKLKDWCISRQLWWGHQIPAWYAISETDGQITDTTPFVVAKSEAEAWEKAKLQFGENVKLEQDPDVLDTWFSSGLWPFSTLGWPEQTQDLATYYPTTTLVTGFDIIFFWVARMTMMAGHFTQQMPFQTVYIHGLVLDEKGQKMSKTKGNGIDPLLLIDKYGTDALRYTLIREVAGAGQDIRLEYDRKKDESASVEASRNFANKLWNAARFVMMNLDGQTPQQLGNPVATELSDRWIISRYHQVIKQTSNYIDNYGLGEAAKGLYEFIWGDFCDQYIELVKSRLQADADPVSRRVAQQTLGYILEGILKLLHPLMPHITEEIWQTLTQQPADSPQTLPLQIYPQVDVNLINSALEEQFELLIATIRTIRNLRAEADIKPGVKVTANLQTESEKEREILTAGQSYIKDLAKVETLTITDKEKSQTVAVKKPQRGLKIIGLILVAIVFGRLGLAAGNAIDDIPIVGTFFELVGFGYTAWFVSQNLLTAQARVRLWGRFFPQRELEQPQEPENAIAGVIGTIQVLIPLSGVVDIEVVRAKLEKSLSKAEAEVQSLSTRLNNPSFVDRARADVVQGARDALAEAQKQAEILRVRLKGLM, from the coding sequence GCTGGAAAAGCAACTCAAAAAAGAGGGTAAGACTCGCTACGAGTTGGGGCGCGAAAAATTCTTAGAACGCGCTTGGCAATGGAAGGCGGAGTCTGAGGGAACAATTCTTAATCAGCTACGACGCTTGGGTGTCTCGGTGGACTGGTCACGGGAAAGGTTTACCCTGGATGAGGGTTTATCTAAAGCTGTTGTCGAGGCGTTTACTCGCCTCTACGAAGAAGGCTTAATTTATCGTGGTGAATATTTAGTTAACTGGTGTCCCGCTTCTCAGTCGGCTGTGTCTGACGTGGAAGTAGAAAATCAAGAGGTGAATGGAAATCTCTGGCACTTCCGCTATCCCCTCACCGATGGTTCCGGTTTTGTAGAGGTGGCGACAACTCGACCAGAAACGATGCTGGGTGATACGGCTGTAGCAGTTAATCCCAATGACGATCGCTACAAACATCTCATTGGCAAAACTTTAACTCTGCCCATTCTACAACGAGAAATTCCCATTATTGGCGATGAATTCGTTGATCCTACCTTCGGCACAGGCTGCGTAAAGGTAACTCCCGCCCATGACCCCAATGATTTTGACATGGGTAAGCGTCACAATCTGCCGTTAATCAACATTATGAACAAAGACGGCACTCTCAACGCCAATGCTGGGGAGTTTCAAGGACAAGACCGCTTTGTTGCGAGAAAAAATGTGGTTTCTCGCCTAGAAGCAGATGGCTTTTTGGTGAAGATAGAAGATTATAAACATACCGTTCCCTACAGCGATCGCGGTAAAGTACCTATTGAACCCCTCCTCTCAACTCAGTGGTTCGTCAAAATTCGCCCCCTAGCTGACAACACTCTCGAATTCCTCGACCAGCAAACTTCCCCAGAGTTTGTCCCCCAACGCTGGACTAAGGTTTATCGTGATTGGCTAGTAAAACTCAAAGATTGGTGTATCTCTCGCCAATTATGGTGGGGACACCAAATTCCGGCTTGGTACGCTATCAGTGAAACGGATGGGCAAATTACTGATACCACGCCGTTTGTGGTAGCAAAATCGGAAGCTGAAGCTTGGGAAAAAGCTAAATTACAATTTGGTGAAAATGTCAAGTTAGAACAAGATCCAGATGTGCTGGATACTTGGTTTTCTTCTGGACTCTGGCCGTTTTCAACTTTAGGCTGGCCAGAACAAACTCAGGATTTAGCAACTTACTACCCGACTACTACTTTGGTAACAGGCTTTGACATCATCTTTTTCTGGGTAGCCAGAATGACCATGATGGCTGGGCATTTTACGCAGCAAATGCCTTTCCAAACGGTTTACATCCACGGCTTGGTGCTGGATGAAAAAGGTCAGAAGATGTCAAAGACCAAAGGTAATGGTATTGACCCATTGTTATTAATTGACAAATATGGTACTGATGCCCTGCGCTATACCTTAATTAGAGAAGTGGCTGGCGCTGGTCAAGATATCCGCTTAGAATACGATCGCAAAAAGGATGAATCGGCATCTGTAGAAGCATCACGCAACTTTGCAAATAAGTTGTGGAATGCTGCCCGCTTTGTGATGATGAATTTGGATGGACAGACACCGCAACAATTGGGGAACCCAGTAGCCACAGAATTGAGCGATCGCTGGATTATCTCGCGGTATCATCAAGTTATCAAACAAACCAGCAATTACATCGATAATTACGGGTTAGGGGAAGCAGCAAAAGGACTCTATGAGTTTATTTGGGGTGATTTTTGCGATCAGTATATTGAACTGGTGAAATCCAGATTGCAAGCAGATGCCGATCCAGTATCGCGGCGGGTAGCACAGCAAACCCTCGGCTACATATTAGAAGGAATTTTAAAACTGCTTCATCCGTTGATGCCTCATATTACCGAAGAAATTTGGCAAACTCTCACCCAACAACCAGCAGATTCCCCGCAAACTTTACCATTACAAATCTATCCCCAGGTAGATGTAAACTTAATTAATTCAGCCTTAGAAGAACAGTTTGAATTACTGATTGCTACTATCCGCACAATTCGGAATTTGCGCGCAGAAGCGGATATTAAGCCAGGGGTAAAAGTAACAGCGAATTTGCAAACTGAAAGTGAAAAGGAGCGGGAAATTCTCACTGCTGGACAGTCTTATATTAAAGATTTGGCGAAGGTTGAGACTTTAACCATTACTGACAAAGAAAAAAGCCAAACTGTTGCTGTTAAGAAACCTCAGAGGGGTTTGAAGATAATTGGCTTAATTCTTGTGGCCATTGTCTTTGGTAGATTGGGTTTAGCTGCGGGAAATGCCATCGATGACATTCCCATCGTCGGAACTTTCTTTGAATTGGTTGGTTTTGGTTACACAGCTTGGTTTGTTAGCCAAAATTTACTCACTGCTCAAGCGAGAGTTAGGTTATGGGGACGCTTTTTCCCGCAGAGAGAATTAGAACAACCACAAGAACCAGAAAATGCGATCGCAGGTGTAATTGGTACAATACAAGTGCTAATTCCTCTAAGCGGTGTGGTAGATATTGAAGTTGTACGTGCCAAGCTAGAAAAAAGCTTGAGTAAAGCTGAAGCCGAAGTTCAATCCCTGAGTACCAGATTAAACAATCCTAGTTTCGTAGATAGAGCTAGAGCCGACGTGGTACAAGGGGCGCGAGATGCCTTAGCAGAAGCACAAAAGCAAGCTGAAATTTTGCGCGTACGCCTTAAGGGGTTAATGTAG